From a region of the Zingiber officinale cultivar Zhangliang chromosome 10B, Zo_v1.1, whole genome shotgun sequence genome:
- the LOC122029089 gene encoding uncharacterized protein LOC122029089, producing MWWWWCGRGSVRSIVVKEGEIGSALNLSSLKKSKKKKKKKASKENPYSSLGLDKFSSLLSILEAQRTGIEAESEDAPTTILWFRFTESNDCVPIFKKFKNDTKETGRREMPSESQPSPAEHAQDKNVNELDVLKGVCYILRYDMVVFGAKNTRQRSEEKIEKVNEKEECNRVNIVLQNTSL from the exons atgtggtggtggtggtgtgggAGAGGAAGCGTTAGGAGCATTGTCGTCAAGGAGGGTGAGATCGGATCGGCTCTCAACCTGAGCTCATTGAAGAaatcaaagaagaagaagaagaagaaagcatcgaAAGAGAATCCATACTCGAGCCTAGGCCTCGATAAGTTCTCCTCGTTACTTTCTATCCTCGAGGCTCAAAGGACAGGCATCGAAGCCGAATCAGAAGATGCGCCGACGACGATACTTTGGTTCAGGTTCACTGAGTCAAACGATTGCGTGCCaatctttaaaaagttcaaaaacGACACCAAAGAAACTGGTCGCCGAGAAATGCCGTCGGAATCGCAGCCATCTCCTGCCGAGCATGCCCAAGACAAAAATGTCAACGAG CTTGATGTTCTCAAGGGTGTTTGCTATATACTGCGCTACGATATGGTGGTATTTGGTGCCAAGAATACAAGGCAAAGATCCGAGGAGAAAATCGAGAAGGTTAATGAGAAAGAAGAGTGTAATCGTGTAAATATAGTTTTGCAGAATACATCATTATGA